The genomic DNA TGCACCTAATGTTTTGAAGAATGTAGTAATAGAGATGGAAAGGCGCTATAGAATTTTAGCGGAAAAACAAAGTAGAAATATTGAGTCTTACAATGCAGAGAGTAGTGATAAAATGAGTTATTTAGTAGTGATAGTTGATGAATTTGCTGATTTAATGCTAACAGCAGGTAAAGAGGTTGAACAGGCTGTAATAAGAATATCACAAATGGCAAGAGCTGTTGGCATACATCTAGTGTTGGCAACTCAAAGACCATCAGTTAATGTTATAACTGGTATAATAAAAGCCAATATGCCAGCAAGACTTTCATTTAGAGTTTCTTCAAAAGTAGATTCAAGGACTATACTTGATCAAAATGGTGCTGAAACGTTATTAGGTAAAGGTGATAGTTTGTTTTTGCCCCCTGGCACAAGTAATCCAATTAGAATACACGGTTGTTTTTTATCTGAGAGGGAAGTGAAGAATATTGTCAAATACTTAAAAACACTTGGTGAGCCAAACTATAATATGGATTTATTAGAAACGTCAGAAAAAATTGATGAATCCGAAGAAGAAGAGTTAGATGAAAAATATTATGAAGCATTAGAGTTTGTGAAACAAAAAGGCGAGGTATCAATATCATTAATACAGAGGCATTTTAGGATAGGTTATAATAGGGCAGCTAGGATTGTTGAACTTATGGAGAAAAAAGGTATAATAACTCCTAGTGATGGTACTTCTAAACCAAGGAAAGTATTAATTTAGAGAGGAAGATAATGAATAGGTTAACCACTGAATGTGTAGGTCTAAATTTAAGTAACCCCATAATTTTAGGGAGTAGCCCGTTAACATCTGATATAGGTGGTATTAAATTGGCTAGCAAAGCTGGTTTTTCAGCAATCGTATTAAAATCGCTGTTTGAGGAAGAACTAAAATCTAGCATGGAAAATAGTTCTAAATTTATACATCCAGAAGGATTTGATTATGCATTATCAGATGTTGATCTTAAGTATGGTTCAAAAGAATATTTAGATCTCATAAGAGAAGCCAAAACTGTGACGGATATACCAATTATTGCCAGTGTTAATTGTGTAGGCTCTAAATGGTGGGTAGATTATGCAAGCTCTATTGAAGAATATGGTGCTGATGGCTTGGAGTTGAATATATCATATTTATCTTTTAATGTAGATGATAACCCTAGAAAGAATGAACAAAAGTATATAGATGTAGTATCTGCAGTGAGCAAGGCTGTTGATATACCTATAATTGTAAAAATTAGTCCCCATTTTACGTCAATACCTAATATAGTAAAGAGATTAAAAGAAGCAGGTGCTGACGGGGCTGTGTTATTTAATAGATATTATAAATGGCAGATTAACTTAGAGAATATGCAATTAGAGCCATATTTTAAAGGAACATGCGAAGAGTATGCATATGATACCTTAAGATGGGTTGGTATAATTAATAGTCAGATAGATATTGACGTTATAGCATCCTCAGGCATTAAGAATGAAAAAATGATTTTACAGCAAATATTAGCTGGTTCCTCGGCTGTAGAGATTGTTTCTATTATTTATGAAAAAGGATTTTCCTTTGTAAATGAGCTTTTAGATAAACTTTCGTTTTTAATGGAATCATTAAAGATTGAGAGTATAAAGGATATAAAGGGTAAAGCTATAATGGATAAAAAGAATATAGAGGCCTTTGAAAGATTACAGTACTATAAAGTTGCCCTGGGTAAATATGTGTCTAAATAATATTGTTAAAGTTTAATGTTCTCCCTGCCATTAAGTATTAATGGTTTTTTAAATTATCTATTTATTACTGCAAGGGTCAGTGGTATTCTTTTTACTGCGCCTGTTTATGGTAGTTTTTCTGTTGATCCAAGGTTAAGGCTCTTTTTTTCATTTATATTAGGCTATATTTTATATAGCCTAATACCTGATGTTACCTTAGAATATATTGATACTCTACTACTATTTATAATTATTATAAAAGAATTATTAATTGGCATAGCTTTGGGTTTATTAGGCCAATTTATTTTTGCAGGTATTATGTTTGGTGGTCATGTCATAGGTTTTCAAATGGGTTTTGTAGTTGTTGATGTAATTGATCCACAAAGTAATGTTCAAGCCTCAGTAGTAGCTCAGTTTCAAAACATACTTATGATTTTAATATTTATTAGCATAGGTGGACATTTAATGATTATAAAGGCTATTGCTGATTCTTTTGATATTGTAGGGCTGGGTTCTTTTATGTTTTCAAGAGAGAGCTTTTTATACATAGTTAAATACTTTTCTTATATATTTGTTATAGCAATAAAACTTGTAGCACCTGTATTTGTTACTATGATTATTGTTCATGTGATTATGGGTATAATTGGAAGGCTTGTGCCTCAAATAAATTTATTAATAGTTGGTTTCCCTCTTCAGATTGCTGTTGGTTTGATTATGTTGGGCTTTAGCCTAAAGCTTTTTTATATAGCCTTTGAGCCAGTAATACAAGATTACTTTAAAAATATATATAATGTATTAAAGCTGATAGGTGGATAATGCCTGAAAGAAGGGATGAAGAAGAAAGGACTGAGCAGGCTACTCCAAAGAAAAGAAGGGAAGCTTTAGAAAAGGGGAATGTTGCAAAAAGTAGGGAGCTACCCTCAGCTTTATTATTACTTATTACAACATTATTTTTCTATTTCTATATAACAAATATTTTAGAGGTTATGAAGGATTTTTTCTTTGAAACTTGGCAGACCTATAGGTTTAATATCGATACTGATTCTATATACTATATATTTAATTATTTTTTATTAAAAGCTCTAATTGTTTTTCTGCCCTTTATTTTTATTATTATATTAACTGCTTTTCTCTCCAATGTGGTTCAATTTGGATTCATATTTAGCGCAAAAGCATTAGAACCAAAATGGGAGCGATTAAACCCTATAAATGGGTTTAAAAATCTTTTCTCTAAAAGGAGTCTTGTTGAACTTGGAAAATCATTGTTTAAAATATTTGTTGTTGGAGCTGTGGCATATTATATTTTGAAAGGAAAGATTGATGATATTGCTTCACTTACTAATGCTGATATAAATTTTACGCTTTTGTATTTGGGTAAATTGATCTTTAAAATCTTTTTGTATATAGCATTAGTTATATTGGTTTTGGCAGCTATGGATTTTGCTTATCAAAAATGGCAACATGAAAGGGATTTGATGATGTCTAAAAGGGAGGTTAAAGAGGAATTAAGGCAAATGGAAGGTGATCCGCTGATTAGGCAAAGAATAAGAAGTTTACAAAGAGAGATGGCAAGAAGACGTATGATGGAAGAAGTGCCAAAAGCTGATGTAGTTATTACAAATCCCACTCACTATGCAATTGCCTTGAAGTATGATTCTAGAGGGGATAATGCTCCTAAGATTGTTGCTAAGGGGCAGAATCTTATTGCCCTTAGAATTAAAGAAATTGCTAAAAATAATAATGTACCAGTTTATGAGGATCCAAATCTTGCGAGATTATTGTTTGACTCAGTTGATATTGGTAGTGAAATTCCTGAAAATTTATATAAAGCTGTTGCTGAGGTGTTAGCATTTGTTTATAATTTAAACAGGAGAATGGTATAGAAAATGGCGGATGCAGGAACTAGCGCAATAAGAAGATTAGTGAATTTTGACGTATTAATGCCTGTAGGGGTGTTAGCTATAGTTGTTATTATGGTATTACCCTTACCAGCTTTATTGTTAGACATACTATTAACTATTAGCTTGAGTATTGCCATAATAGTTTTATTAGTTTCAATATATATTTTAGAACCACTTCAGTTTTCTACATTTCCTTCAGTATTACTTATTGTGACTCTCTTTAGGCTAGCATTGAATGTTGCAACAACAAGGCGAATACTACTCTTTGGATCAGAAGGTGCTTCTGCTGCTGGTGAGGTTATTAGAGCTTTTGGCCAATTTGTGGTTGGCGGCAATTATGTAGTTGGTTTTATTATATTTACAATATTAGTTATTATTAATTTTGTTGTTATAACAAGGGGTGCAACGAGAATTGCAGAGGTTGCAGCAAGATTTACATTGGATGCTATGCCAGGCAAGCAGATGAGTATTGATGCTGATCTAAATGCTGGTCTTATTGATGAGCTTGAGGCTAAAGAAAGAAGAGAGAAGATCCAAAAACAAGCAGATTTTTATGGCGCAATGGATGGTGCCTCAAAGTTTGTTAGGGGCGATGCGATTGCTTCCTTATTGATTACTGCAATTAATATTATAGGAGGTTTAATTATAGGGGTGGTACAATATAGCATGACAATAGGTGAAGCAGCCCAGGTTTTTACAATCCTAACAATAGGCGATGGATTGATTTCACAGATCCCTGCATTAATTGTATCTACTGCAGCAGGTATTGTTATTACAAGAGCAGCTGAAATATCTGAACTTAGTAGTCAGTTAGTTAGCCAATTGTTCCAGAATACAAAAGTTCTCTATATATCAAGTTTTATACTGTTATTTTTAGCTTTGGTTCCAGGCCTTCCTACGTTAGCTTTTAC from Deferribacterota bacterium includes the following:
- a CDS encoding dihydroorotate dehydrogenase-like protein; translated protein: MNRLTTECVGLNLSNPIILGSSPLTSDIGGIKLASKAGFSAIVLKSLFEEELKSSMENSSKFIHPEGFDYALSDVDLKYGSKEYLDLIREAKTVTDIPIIASVNCVGSKWWVDYASSIEEYGADGLELNISYLSFNVDDNPRKNEQKYIDVVSAVSKAVDIPIIVKISPHFTSIPNIVKRLKEAGADGAVLFNRYYKWQINLENMQLEPYFKGTCEEYAYDTLRWVGIINSQIDIDVIASSGIKNEKMILQQILAGSSAVEIVSIIYEKGFSFVNELLDKLSFLMESLKIESIKDIKGKAIMDKKNIEAFERLQYYKVALGKYVSK
- the flhB gene encoding flagellar biosynthesis protein FlhB, encoding MPERRDEEERTEQATPKKRREALEKGNVAKSRELPSALLLLITTLFFYFYITNILEVMKDFFFETWQTYRFNIDTDSIYYIFNYFLLKALIVFLPFIFIIILTAFLSNVVQFGFIFSAKALEPKWERLNPINGFKNLFSKRSLVELGKSLFKIFVVGAVAYYILKGKIDDIASLTNADINFTLLYLGKLIFKIFLYIALVILVLAAMDFAYQKWQHERDLMMSKREVKEELRQMEGDPLIRQRIRSLQREMARRRMMEEVPKADVVITNPTHYAIALKYDSRGDNAPKIVAKGQNLIALRIKEIAKNNNVPVYEDPNLARLLFDSVDIGSEIPENLYKAVAEVLAFVYNLNRRMV
- the fliR gene encoding flagellar biosynthetic protein FliR is translated as MFSLPLSINGFLNYLFITARVSGILFTAPVYGSFSVDPRLRLFFSFILGYILYSLIPDVTLEYIDTLLLFIIIIKELLIGIALGLLGQFIFAGIMFGGHVIGFQMGFVVVDVIDPQSNVQASVVAQFQNILMILIFISIGGHLMIIKAIADSFDIVGLGSFMFSRESFLYIVKYFSYIFVIAIKLVAPVFVTMIIVHVIMGIIGRLVPQINLLIVGFPLQIAVGLIMLGFSLKLFYIAFEPVIQDYFKNIYNVLKLIGG